CGACCGCCCTGATGGGCGCGGTACCGCGTCCCCCGAAGACGGACGAGCCGGAGGGCTCGGACACTCCCGCCGAGCAGCCTCGGCCACGCCGGGGCGAGCGGGTGGTCCAGCTCCGCCCGGAGCAGACCGGCGAGGGCTACAAGAGCGTCTACTCGGAGCTCACCCGGCCGTCACTGGGATCCCGGCTGCGTACCGGCATCCGGGTCAGCGGCGAACTGCTGATCACCTTCGGCCTGGTGGTGCTGCTCTTCGCCGGCTACGAGGTCTGGGGCAAGTCGGCGATCGTCGACGCCCACCAGACCGACCTCAGCCAGCAACTGGCGCAGGCGTGGGGCCCCGAGGGCGACCCGACGGTGGCGCCGTCGGCCAGCGCGTCCACCAAGCCGAAGCCGCCCGTGCAGGGCAAGCCCATCGCCGGGCTCTACATCCCCAAGCTCGACAAGAACTGGGTCGTCGTCGAGGGCGTCACCCAGAAGGACATCCGGTACGCGCCGGGCCACTATCCCTCCAGCGCCCTGCCGGGCCAGGTCGGCAACTTCTCCGTCGCCGGGCACCGCAACCGGGCCACCTTCTGGCGGCTCGACGAGCTGAACGACGGGGACGCCATCGTGGTGGAGGGCAAGACCGACTGGCACGTCTACAAGGTGACCCAGAGCCGGATCGTGAAGCCCACCCAGGTCGAGGTCGTGGCGCCCGTGCCGGGCAAGCCCGGGCAGAAGCCGACCAAGTCAATGCTCACCCTGACCACCTGCAACCCGAAGTTCGACAACTACCAACGCCTGATCATCCACGCCGAGCTGGCACGCAGCCAGCCGAAGTCGGCGGGGCGCCCGGCGGAACTGGGGGCCTGACGGTGTACGGCTGGATCTGGCGCAAGCTCCCCTTCGGGCTGCCCGGCAAGCTCGTCGGCAGCCTGCTGATCACCAGCGCGATGGTGGCCCTGCTCTGGTACGTGGTGTTCCCGTGGGCAGAGCCCCTGCTGCCCTTCGACGACGTGCAGGTCACCCAGGATTCCGGCGACCCCGGCGGCGACTCGGTGCCGGGCGGCGGGGAGGGCGAGGACGCCCCGCCCGGCGACGAGCACGAGCTGCCGTACGACACCGACGAGAACAACACCCCGCCTCCCTCTCCGGACGAGTGAGCCCCTGATGCGTGTCCTGGTGATCGACAACTACGACTCGTTCGTCTTCAACCTGGTGCAGTACCTCGGCCAGCTCGGCGTGGACTGTGAGGTCCGGCGCAATGACGAGATCGAGGTCGCCGAGGTGGGCAGGGTCGGCGCGGCCGGCATCCTGCTCTCGCCCGGCCCCGGCAGCCCCGACCGCGCCGGCATCTGCCTCGACGTCGTCCGCGCGTACGGAGGCGAGCTGCCGATCTTCGGCGTCTGCCTGGGCCACCAGGCGATCGGCGAGGCCTTCGGCGCCACCGTGACCCGCGCCCCCGAGCTGCTGCACGGCAAGACCTCCGAGGTCCGCCACCGCGATGTCGGGGTGCTCGCCGGCCTGCCGGACCCGTTCACCGCCACCCGCTACCACTCGCTCGCCATGCTGCCCGAGACGCTGCCCGAGGAACTGGAGGTCACGGGCTGGACGGGTTCCGGGGTGGTGATGGCGATGCGGCACCGTACGCTGCCAATCGAGGGCGTCCAGTTCCACCCGGAGTCGGTGCTGACCGAGGGCGGTCACCTGATGTTGGCAAACTGGCTCGCCGCCTGCGGTCACCCGGAGGCGCTGGAGCGGGCCCCGGCGCTGGCTGCCGAGGTGGACGCGCGCCGCCGCGCCGCCTTCGCCACCACCTGACGGGCCGCGCGGATCGGATCGTCGGTACTCGTCACGGAATGTCTGAGGCCGGCATGGGGTCCTGCGCCCACCCACCGCACGGTCAGCTCTTCAGGGCGTCCTGGATCGCCGGGTCCGCGGGCGAGCTGACCGCGGGCGGCCTGCCTCGGACCGCGTCCCATGCCGCCTTGCTGCTGGCGAAGTAGTCCCGGACCGCCTTGCCGACGAGCAGGGCGGTCCCGCAGCCGGCACAGCGGGCGGCCACCCCCTCGACGTCGAGGCCGAGGTGCCGGCACAGCGTCACCGCGCGGGACAGGTGGTAGGACTGGGTCACGATCAGGGCGCGTTCGACGCCGTACACGTCGCGCGCCCGGGCGCAGGTGTCGTAGGTGTCCAGGCCGTACGGGTCCGCCACCACTCGACGCGCATCGACGCCGAGCCGCTCGGTCAGGTGGGCCGTCATCGCCGCCGTCTCGTCGCCTGACGCGCCGCCCCCGTCGCCCGACACGAGGACGACCCGGGCCCGCCCGCTGGTCACCAGCGCGGCGGCGGTCTCCAGGCGGCCGGTGAGCCGGTCACCCGGTTGACGGCCGTCCGCCGCCACGGCGGTGCCCAGGACGATCACGACATCGGCGGCCGGCGCGTCGGCCTCGCCGTACAGGTGGCCGCGGGCGGAGGTCGTCGTCCAGAGCCAGGGAAGGCTGGCCAGGAGCAGCGCCACCAGGCCCAGGACCGCCGCGCGGATCAGGCGTCGCCGCCACCGGTTCGTCCGCTCCGCCGCGCCTGTCGCCGGCCGATCGTCGTCGCCGACAGCCCGAGGGCACCGCCCGGCGGCAACAGAAGGACCCTGACCGGCGGCATCCACAGGACGCCGCCCAGCCGGGTCCCCCGCTCTCACGAGGGGGTCAGCGCTCGGGCAGCCGGGTCGGCGGAGTGGTCGGGAACGGGAAGCCGCCACCGCCGCCGTCTCCCGGAGTGGTCGGCGTGGTGCTGGGCGTCGGGCTCGCGGAGTCGGTGGGCGTCGGCTCGGCCTGCGGCACGGTGACCACGATCGTCACGGTCTTGCCCCTCGCGAGGTTGCTGCCGGCCTGCGGGGTCTGCGAGGTGACCTGGCCGGCCTCGTCCGGCGGCACCTCGCGGCCCTGCTTGACGTTGACGTCGTAGCCCGCCTCGTCCAGCTCCTCCTTGGCGTCGTCCTCGCTGGAGCCGACCACGTTGGGCACCTTGCCGACATTGCCCCTGGAGACGGTGAGGGTGACCGTGCTCTTCGCGGCGACCTGCTTGCCCGGCTCGGGCGACACCTCGAGGACGATGCCCTCCTTCTCGGCGTTGTCCTTCTCCTTCTTATCCACCTTGAAGCCGGCTTCCTCCAGCCGCTTCTTCGCGCCCTCGTAGGTGGAACCGACGAGGTCCGTCGGGATGGTCTTCATCTCCACGCCGCCGCAGACCCGGACGACGACGTCGCGGTTCGCCTCCAGGGGTGAGTTGGCAGGCGGATCCTGGTTGACGACCTGGCCCTTCTGGCAGGTGCCGAAGACCTGGTCGCCCTCCTTGGGCACCAGGTTCGCCTGCTCGATCCGGGCGAACGCCTCCTGCTGGGTCAGGCCGGTCACCGTGGGGACC
The nucleotide sequence above comes from Micromonospora sp. M71_S20. Encoded proteins:
- a CDS encoding aminodeoxychorismate/anthranilate synthase component II, yielding MRVLVIDNYDSFVFNLVQYLGQLGVDCEVRRNDEIEVAEVGRVGAAGILLSPGPGSPDRAGICLDVVRAYGGELPIFGVCLGHQAIGEAFGATVTRAPELLHGKTSEVRHRDVGVLAGLPDPFTATRYHSLAMLPETLPEELEVTGWTGSGVVMAMRHRTLPIEGVQFHPESVLTEGGHLMLANWLAACGHPEALERAPALAAEVDARRRAAFATT
- a CDS encoding vancomycin high temperature exclusion protein; the encoded protein is MALLLASLPWLWTTTSARGHLYGEADAPAADVVIVLGTAVAADGRQPGDRLTGRLETAAALVTSGRARVVLVSGDGGGASGDETAAMTAHLTERLGVDARRVVADPYGLDTYDTCARARDVYGVERALIVTQSYHLSRAVTLCRHLGLDVEGVAARCAGCGTALLVGKAVRDYFASSKAAWDAVRGRPPAVSSPADPAIQDALKS